The Haemorhous mexicanus isolate bHaeMex1 chromosome 35, bHaeMex1.pri, whole genome shotgun sequence genome contains the following window.
gggacagccctgagccccccctggcacccagggacagccctgaagGGGGGACACTGCTGCCCCAAGGGACCCCCCCTCCCCGCAGTGAATGCAGGaatgggggggctggggggatcccccaccccccatctccatcccagcaccctcaggacccccccagaacccccccacGGCAGCTGGGGTGCCCCAGCGCGGGgtcggggggctctggggaggggtccccaccTGTCCTTGCCGttctgcagggagctctggccCAGGCTGGCCCGGTCCAGCAGCGGCGAGTTCCGGCTGCGCGTGGTGCCCGTGGACAGGACGCTGTTCTGTGGGGGGGGGACACGGaattgggggggctgggggcgaCACGGGGgtcccaaacacccccaaacaaCGGCACGGCATCTGGGGACCCTCCACTGGGCACCAGGACCCCGGTCCCACCCTGGGGGACCCAGGGACGGCCATCGCCCATCGCCACCCCCTGCAGGTgctgaccccaaatccaggggtTCCAGGGGTTGGggaccccccctccccctccccctccccctcccccaaatccAGGGGTTCCAGGGGTTGGGGacccccctcccccaaatccAGGGGTTCCAGGGGTTGGGGgaccacccctcccccaaatccAGGGGTTCCAGGGGTTGGtcacccccctcccccaaatcTAGGGGTTGGGgaccacccctcccccaaatccAGGGGTTCCAGGGGTTGGGGGACCACCCCTCTCCCAAATCCAGGGGTTCCAGGTGTTGGGGGacacccccctcccccaaatccAGGGGTTGGGGACcacccctccccctcccccaaatccAGGGGTTCCAGGGGTTGGgcacccccctcccccaaatccAGGGGTTCCAGGTGTTGGgcacccccctcccccaaatccAGGGGTTGGGGACcacccctccccctcccccaaatccAGGGGTTCCAGGGGTTGGGgacccctccctcccccaaatCCAGGGGTTCCAGGTGTTGGgcacccccctcccccaaatccAGGGGTTCCAGGTGTTGGGGACcacccctccccctcccctaaATCCAGGGTCTCCATGCCCCCTTCACCCCCCAAGCCTGCACTGACCGTGGAGGGGGAGGGGGTGCCCTTGGATCGCTCCAGGccgggcagggggctggggggcacctTGGCCGTGCTGCCGGCccggcgccccccgcccccgccctcTTCCTCCccggctcctcctcctcctcctcctcctcctcctgctcctgctcctgctcctcctcctcgctTGTTCTCGGCGTTGGCCGCCTGCGTTTTCTTGGAGTACGAGGCCGAGGTGGGGAtggagagcccggctggggCGGGAGCGGCTGTCAGGGTGGGGGTCCCACGGGGAGCCCCCCTTCCCCTTCAGCCCCTCCTCGCCGGGGGACCCTGACACAGCACGGCCCCAAAACCGCCCCGGGAGGGTCCTCGGGGAGTCACCCacccacagctccagagccccGTGTCCCCAGATGGGACATcgccctggtgtccccagatggggtctccccagtgtccccctttGGGGTCTCACCCTGGTCGCTgaccccccgtgtccccattttggggtctctgtccccactttggggtctctgtccccattttggggtctctgtccCCACTGGGGTCTCACCCTGGTCGCTgaccccccatgtccccattttggggtctctgtccccattttggggtctctgtccCCACTTTGGGGTCTCACCCTGGTCGCTgaccccccgtgtccccactttggggtctctgtccccattttggggtctctgtccccattttggggtctctgtccCCACTTTGGGGTCTCATCCTGGTCGCTgaccccccgtgtccccacttTGGGGTCTCTGTCCCCACTTTGGGGTCTCATCCTGGTCGCTgaccccccgtgtccccacttTGGGGTCTCTGTCCCCACTTTGGGGTCTCTGTCCCCACTTCGGGGTCTCACCCTGGTCGCTGACCCCCCGtgtcccaattttggggtctctgtccCCATTTCGGGGTCTctgtccccattttggggtctctgtccCCACTTTGGGGTCTCACCCTGGTCGCTgacccccccgtgtccccattcTGGGGTCTCTGTCCCCACTTTGGGGTCTCACCCTGGTCGCTgaccccccgtgtcccccttTGGGGTCTCACCCTGGTCGCTgaccccccgtgtccccacttTGGGGTCTCTGTCCCCACTTTGGGGTCTCACCCTGGTCGCtgacccccgtgtcccccttTGGGGTCTCTGTCCCCACTCTGGGGTCTCACCCTGGTCGCTgaccccccgtgtccccattttggggtctctgtccCCACTTTGGGGTCTCTGTCCCCACTTTGGGGTCTCTGTCCCCACTCTGGGGTCTCACCCTGGTCGCTGACGCGCCGTTTGGGGTTGGCCGAGACGCTGCGCTGCACCTTGTGAGCGGGGGAGGGGCCCGAGCTGTTGGCCACCTCCGGGGCCACCCGCGGCTTCAGGGACAGGTTCTcctccagctggggacaggggacacgtggggacacggcgggacacgggggacacccgccgggcaggggcagggacagggacgtgccaccatggcacagctggggacaggaacGTGCCaccatggcacagctggggacagggacgcACTGGcacgggcacagctggggacagggacgtgccaccatggcacagctggggacagggacacactggcacgggcacagctggggacagggacgtgccaccatggcacagctggggacagggacacactggcacgggcacagctggggacaggaacGTGCCaccatggcacagctggggacagggacgtgccaccatggcacagctgggggcaggGACGTGCCaccatggcacagctggggacagggacgtgccaccatggcacagctggggacagggcgcactggcacaggcacagctgggggcaggGACGTGCCaccatggcacagctgggggcaggGACGTGCCaccatggcacagctggggacagggacgtgccaccatggcacagctggggacagggacgtgccaccatggcacagctggggacagggatgcaCTGGGcacgggcacagctgggggcaggGACGTGCCaccatggcacagctggggacaggggacaggacagcgtggggacaggCCCGCAGGGGGGCAGGGCACGCAGGGAGCTGTGTCCCGTGTCCCACCCCATCCTCtcggtgtccccgtgtccccagtcgtgtccctccctgtccccacgtcccctcgctccctccctgctcccgtgtccccgtgtcacctcagtgtccccacgTCCCCTCACATCTCAATAATCCCGCACCATCACAAGGTGTCCTTGTCACCGTGTCCCCTCCTGGTCCTGTCCCCTCTTCATCCCAACGACCCTCCCAGTATCACCGTGTCaccctccccgtgtcccctcgctgtccccatgtcccctcttTGCCCTCACGTTCTTGTTGTCCCCTCGTGCCCTCCtcactccccccccccccaccgtgTTCCCCCCATCccccgcagtgtccccagcgtctctgctgaccccacagtgtccctgccatcccccccgctgtgtccccagtgtccgTGCCACCCCGCAGTGTCCCTGGCGTGTCCCCAAGTCCCCACCTCGGAGCTCTTGTGGTCCAGCAGCAGGTAGGTGGCCATCACCTCGTTGTACTTCTGCCCCACCAGCGACTCCTGGATCTCCTCCCGCGTGTAGCCCATGGACACCATCAGCTCTGGGGGGGGACACGGCCCTCAGGGGGGGGACAGGGCCATGGGAggggtccctgtgtccccaggggtggccTGGGGTCCCACCTGTCCTGCGGGGGTCCTTGTAGTCAGGCACGGGCTCCATGTAGGGCTTCAGCTCGTCGTCCTCGTGGCCCACGTTCATCCAGCGGTCCTTCATGATTTGCTGGGGGCACAACGGGGGCCGGGGTCACctctggggacactttggggacgGGAAAGGACCCCAGGGAGGGTCCCCAGGAGGtcctggggtgctctggggggtcccagaggtTCACAGAACCACACTGGGGGTGCCAGGATGAGGGTGGGGGTCCCCAGAAGGTCCTGGGGTGCCACTGGGGGTTCCAGGCTCATGCTGGGGGTCCCCAGAAGGTCCTGGGGTGCCACTGGGGGTTCCAGGCTCgtgctgggggtcccaggatgagggtgGGGGTCCCCAGAAGGTCCTGGGGTGCCACTGGGGGTTCCAGGCTCgtgctgggggtcccaggatgagggtgGGGGTCCCCAGAAGGTCCTGGGGTGCCACTGGGGGTTCCAGGCTCGTGCTGGGGGTGCCAGGATGAGGGTGGGGGTCCCCAGAAGGTCCTGGGGTGCCACTGGGGGTTCCAGGCTCATgctgggggtcccaggatgagggtgGGGGTCCCCAGAAGGTCCTGGGGTGCCACTGGGGGTTCCAGGCTCgtgctgggggtcccaggatgagggtgGGGGTCCCCAGAAGGTCCTGGGGTGCCACTGGGGGTTCCAGGCTCGTGCTGGGGGTCTCAGGATGAGGGTGGGGGTCCCCAGAAGGTCCTGGGGTGCCACTGGGGGTTCCAGGCTCGTGCTGGGGGTGCCAGGATGAGGGTGGGGGTCCCCAGAAGGTCCTGGGGTGCCACTGGGGGTTCCAGGCTCgtgctgggggtcccaggatgagggtgGGGGTCCCCAGAAGGTCCTGGGGTGCCACTGGGGGTTCCAGGCTCgtgctgggggtcccaggatgagggtgGGGGTCCCCAGAAGGTCCTGGGGTGCCACTGGGGGTTCCAGGCTCATGCTGGGGGTGCCAGGATGAGGGTGGGGGTCCCTAGAAGGTCCTGGGGTGCCACTGGGGGTTCCAGGCTCgtgctgggggtcccaggatgagggtgGGGGTCCCCTCACCTCCAGGGTGCCCCTCTTGGTGGGGTTGAGGATGAGGAACTTCTTGAGGAGGTTCTCACAATCCGTGGACATGTAAAAGGGGATCCGGTACTTCCCCCGCAGCACCCGCTCCCGCAGCTCctgtgggaccccaaaaccaccatgGGCACCCCAGGAacaccccagagacccccaaaaccaccccaaacccaccatgGGCACCCCAGGAacaccccagagacccccaaaaccaccccaaaaccacctgtgGGCACCCCAGGAacaccccagagacccccaaaccaccccaaaaccacctgtgGGCACCCCAGGAacaccccagagacccccaaaaccaccccaaaaccaccatgGGCACCCCCAAAGCACCATGGTGACCCCAAACCACCCATGGTGACCCCCCAACCACCatgggcacccccaaacccccatggTGACCCCCAAACCATCATGAGGACACCCAAACCACCATGGGCACCACCATGGTGACCCCCAAACCACCCATGgcgacccccaaacccccatggtgacccccaaacccccatggCGACCCCCCAAACCACCATGGGCACCACCATGGCGACCCCCAAACCACCCATGgcgacccccaaacccccatggtgacccccaaacccccatggCGACCCCCAAACCACCATgaggacccccaaacccccatggtgaccccccaaacccccatggcgacccccaaacccccacgaGGACCCCCAAACCACCCATGGCGACCCCCAAACCACCACgaggacccccaaacccccacgaggacccccaaacccccccgagGACCCCCAAACCACCATGAGGACCCCCAAACCACCATGGCGACCCCCAAACCACCATGGTGTCCCCAAACCACCCATGgtgacccccaaacccccatggcgacccccaaacccccacaaggacccccaaacccccatgaggacccccaaacccccatgaggacccccaaacccccccgagGACCCCCAAACCACGGCGGTGTCCCCCGAGCGAGGCCCCACCTTGAGGTTCTGCCCGTCGAAGGGCAGCGAGCCGCTGACCAGCGTGTAGAGGATGACCCCCAGGCTCCAGACGTCCACCTCGGGCCCGTCGTACTTCTTGCCCTGGAAGAGCTCGGGGGCGGCGTAGGGCGGCGAGCCGCAGAACGTGTCCAGCTTGTTCCCGAAGGTGAACTCGTTGCTGAAGCCAAAATCGGCGATTTTGATGTTCATGTCGGCGTCCAGCAGCAGGTTCTCGGCCTGGCCCGGGGAGGGAGAGCACCCCGGGGGGTTACTGGGGTCTGGGGGGCCCAGGGGGCTTCaggggtgggtctgggggtcccaggggtggcCAGGTGTTGTCCTGGAGGGTCCTGGCACCCACCCGGGAGGCTCAGAGAGACTGGGAGTTCTGTCCCAGGGGTGtcagggggtcccaggggtgtctGGGTGTCattctgggggtcccaggggtgtctGGGTGCCATTccgggggtcccaggggtgtctGGGTGCCgctttgggggtcccaggggtgtctGGGTGCCattctgggggtcccaggggtgtcagggggtcccaggggtgtctGGGTGCCattctgggggtcccaggggtgtctGGGTGCCgccctgggggtcccaggtgtgtctgggTGCCgccctgggggtcccaggggtgtctGAGTGCcgctctgggggtcccaggggtgtctGGGTGCCattctgggggtcccaggggtgttTGGGTGCcaccctgggggtcccaggggtgtctGGGTGCCattctgggggtcccaggggtgttTGGGTGCCattctgggggtcccaggggtgtctGGGTGCCattctgggggtcccaggggtgtctGGTGCCattctgggggtcccaggggtgttTGGGTGCCATTCTGAAGGTCCCAGGGGTGTCTGGGTGCCgccctgggggtcccaggggtgtctGGGTGCCgccctgggggtcccaggggtgtctGGGTGCCattctgggggtcccaggggtgtctGGGTGCCGCCCTGGGGGTCCCAGCGGtgtctgggtgctgctctgggggtcccaggggtgtctGGGTGCCattctgggggtcccagggatgTCTGAGTGCcgctctgggggtcccaggggtgtctGGGTGCCgccctggggggtcccaggggtgtctGGGTGCCGCCCTGGGGGTCCCAGCGGTGTCTGGGTGCcgctctgggggtcccaggggtgaTTGGCTGCcgctctgggggtcccaggggtgtctGGGTGCcgctctgggggtcccaggggtgttTGGGTGCcgctctgggggtcccaggggtgtctGGGTGCCattctgggggtcccaggggtgtctGGGTGCCACCCTGGGGGTCCCAGAGCCGTTCAGGGGGTCTCAGGTGGGGGTTCCTCACCTTCAGGTCCCTGTGCACAATGAACTTCTGGTGGCAGTACTGCACGGCCGACACTATCTGCAGGACAGGGGGTGTCAggtggggggcacagggacccccccagcccccttggggacacggtggggggTCCCCAACCCTTTTGGGGGTGGTCCAACAGCTTCACCCCCCCAGACCTGTCGGAACTTTGCCCGCgcctccttctccttcatgcGCCCGTGGGCCACCAGGTAATCGAACACctcacctggggggcacagggtgggggTGAGGGGCAGCCCAAGGTCCCCCCGagccctgagaccccccccccaaacccccccccaagcccccacTCACCCCCGCTGGCGTATTCCATGACCAGGTAAAGCGTCTTCTCCGTCTCGATCACCTCAAAGAGCTTCACTgcaagggggtgggggggttggaggggggggggggacaccccGGGATCCCCCCCCGAGGGtgggggacacccctggggaggggtgggggtgcagctgagggggttttgggggtctcaccTATGTTGGGGTGGTTCAGGACCTTCATTATTCGCACTTCCCGGAAGAGCTGCgagggacagggggagggggggtttggggggtgtcAGAGGGAACAACCCCCCATtggtcaccccaaaatctgtcacccccccagggacacccctcACCTTCTGCAGGCTGGAGGAGTTGAGCTGCGTCTTGTCAATGATTTTCACGGCCACCTgtgggggggacagcggggtcagagggtccccagggctgtccccaaaaCCTGGTGGCACTCCTGAGGGGAGGGGTagggggacagggctgtccccacactgtggTGGCACTCCCAGAGCGAGAGGGAAGGTGACAGGAccatccccagggctgtccccacaccGTGGTGGCACTCATGGGATGAGGACCGAGAGCTTGGGACCATCCCTGGGCCATGGTGGCACTCCCAGGGCACAGAACGGGACCCAGAAGTGTCCCCATGCCACGGTGACACCCACAGGACAAGGACCAGGACCTAGAACAGTCCCCACACCACGGTGACAGTCacagctgaggagcaggaaaCTCATTGCTGTGCCAGGTGgcactcccagggcagggaccagAAGCCAGAGCTGTCCCCACACCACGGTGCCACCCATGGGACGAGGACAACAGGCCTGTCCCTGTGGTGACACCCACAGGACCTGCACCAGGGGCCCAGACCTGTCCCCACACTGCGGTGGCACTCGCGGCTGGGGACAGGAAGCCATCCCTGGGCCACGGTGGCACTCCCAGGGCAAGGACCAGGACAGCTGTGCCTGCACCACGGTGGCACTGCGAGAGCAAGGACTGTCCCCACACTGTGGTGGCACTTCCAGGgcaagcagcaggagccagaactgtccctgtgccacggTGACACCCACAGGACACAGCCTGTCCCCGTGCCCTGGTGACACCCACAGGACACAGCCTGTCCCCGTGCCCCGGTGTCACCCACGGGCTGAGCCCATCCCCACAGCACGGTGTCACCCGCGGCCCGGGCCCCCCCGAGCGCTGtcccctggccaggagcagggtgCCACTCACCTCCTTGCCGGTCAGGACGTGCCGGGCCAGCTTGACCTTGGCGAAGTTGCCCTTGCCGATGGTTTTGAGCAGCCGGTAGTTGCCGATGTGGGGCTGCTCCTCGGCGGCCGTGCCGGCGTTGCGGCCCCGCAGCATGCTGGCCTTGCCGCCGCCGCCCTTGCCCTCCACGGCGCCCGGCTgcggggacagcgaggggacgGCTcagccggggccgggcgggtcCCCCCGCGGCGCCCCGGGGATCCCGGCGGGGTCCGCGGGCTCCGGGAGGAGCCGGGAGCGAAGTCCGGAGCGGCGGagccgcgcccggcccggccgggagCCGCCCCCGATACCTGACGCAAGCGCCGCGGTTTCGGGCTGGGCCGCgagggtgggaaggggacagTGCCGTGTCACCCCCTCCCCGGGAGGGGACACGGCCACCCCGCCCCGCTCAAGCTTCAGCGCCCAACCACCCCGATTTTACCCCAAAGCCAGGCAGCCGGACAGAGCTCGGGCCCCAGGCGAAAGCGGGGGAGCCCCCAGCACAACATGGGCCCAAAGCCCCTCTCACCGCGCCCCAAAAGGCGCCGCGGGGCCCCCCGAAGGTCACCCGGGCCTCGGGGACACTTTCGGGGTGTTCCCTTACGGGGAGTGAGACGCCCCCGGGGCTGTCACCGCTCCGGTGACACCGGAGATAACGGGAGCGCGTGAGCGGGCGGGGAAGCCGAGCCAAGCCTGGCCGTGCCCCGGGGGATGCGGGGCCCCCCAAACCGGGCCGGGGCTGTTTCTGTGGGGGCACACCTCGGGgtgtccccctccccctccGTGGGAAGGAAACCGCCGGCGGAAGCCACGGGGGAGGTGCCGGCGATGGCGCAACCGAACCCCCAGATTTGGGGGGAGAACGCGCTGGTTTGGGGCCCGGGGGGACCGGAGCTTCCCCCTCCCCCGAAGCCCAGCGCGGTGCTGTGGGAAAAGTGAAGGAAAACGGGAGTTTCTGCCAAAAAACTGCCGTGGCAACGGGGCGGGAGCGTGCGGAGCCATCTGGCCGCGCTGCCGGGATTCGCTCGGGCTCTGAGGCGGCACCGACACCGGAGCCCCcccgggcggggccgcggcaCCAGAACCCCCCGAACCCCCCCGGGGCTCGGCGGCGGCGCTCCCGGCATTGCCCGGCTCCTCTTATCGCCGAGGCCCGAGCGGCCAAAACCACGGCAAACACGGCAAAGGAGGCACCGCCCGGCCCGGGTCACACCGGGGGAACGTCACCGGCACCGGGGAGGGGTCTCACCGGCACCGGGCACGGGCCGTGGGTGGGAAGGCCGCGGCGTTCCCCGCTGGCGGCGGCGCTCGGTGACCGCGCTCAGGCCGCGGAGCCcctcgtgcctcagtttccccagcccGCCCGCCACGAGGGGACTCACCCTGGGCACCCCGAAGcgccgggagcggcgggagcggggcggtGCCGGCGGGAGCCCCGCGGGACGCCGGGAGGGAGCGAGCGGGGACCGGCTCGACCGGTCGGGGCTGAGGCCGCAGCGGGACAGCGCGGGGTGGGGCCGGGGAACACCTGGAGCGCCGGGGCGGGGAAAACGGGGCGGGAAAGGGGAAAACCGGCAgcgggaggggggggggggggccgTCCTGCTGGGGACGGAGGCAGAAGGATGGGAACGGGGAACGGCCACTGGAATTGTCACTGAATTGTCACTGGAATTGTCACTGGTATGGCCACTGGAGgggtggcagcagtgacagtgctgAGGCTGCAAGGATGTCACCAGGTATGGTGTGATGTCACCAGGCGCAGCAGTGATGTCACCAGAGCTGCAGTGATGTCACCATGTATAGCAGTGATGTCACCAGAGCTGTGGTGATATCACCAGGCCCAGCAGTGACATCACCAGGAACGGTGTGATGTCACCACAGCTGCAGCgatgtcacccagcccagcagggacatcACCAGGAACGGTGTGATGTCACCACAGCTGCAGCgatgtcacccagcccagcagggacatcACCAGGAACGGTGTGATGTCACCACAGCTGCAGTgatgtcacccagcccagcagggacatcACCAGGAACGGTGTGATGTCACCACAGCTGCAGTgatgtcacccagcccagcagggacatcACCAGGAACGGTGTGATGTCACCACAGCTGCAGTgatgtcacccagcccagcagggacatcACCAGGAACGGTGTgatgtcacccagcccagcagggacatcACCAGGAACGCT
Protein-coding sequences here:
- the MARK2 gene encoding serine/threonine-protein kinase MARK2 isoform X3; amino-acid sequence: MLRGRNAGTAAEEQPHIGNYRLLKTIGKGNFAKVKLARHVLTGKEVAVKIIDKTQLNSSSLQKLFREVRIMKVLNHPNIVKLFEVIETEKTLYLVMEYASGGEVFDYLVAHGRMKEKEARAKFRQIVSAVQYCHQKFIVHRDLKAENLLLDADMNIKIADFGFSNEFTFGNKLDTFCGSPPYAAPELFQGKKYDGPEVDVWSLGVILYTLVSGSLPFDGQNLKELRERVLRGKYRIPFYMSTDCENLLKKFLILNPTKRGTLEQIMKDRWMNVGHEDDELKPYMEPVPDYKDPRRTELMVSMGYTREEIQESLVGQKYNEVMATYLLLDHKSSELEENLSLKPRVAPEVANSSGPSPAHKVQRSVSANPKRRVSDQAGLSIPTSASYSKKTQAANAENKRGGGAGAGAGGGGGGGGGAGEEEGGGGGRRAGSTAKVPPSPLPGLERSKGTPSPSTNSVLSTGTTRSRNSPLLDRASLGQSSLQNGKDSGAPPRVPAASPSAHNVSQGPGERPSFPRGVSSRSTFHAGQLRAPRDPRDPLPYALPPGLPPPASPSGASQGRRGPSASLFSKFTSKFVRRNLSFRFARRNPHEPESKERVETLRPAVGPEKDPRDAGRDAKPRSLRFTWSMKTTSSLEPGEMLREIRKVLDANSCRCEPQERFVLLCAHGAPGHDSFVQWEMEVCKLPRLSLNGVRFKRIAGTSMAFKNIASKVANELKL
- the MARK2 gene encoding serine/threonine-protein kinase MARK2 isoform X1, whose product is MSSSGRSPLPTVNERDAEQPGAVEGKGGGGKASMLRGRNAGTAAEEQPHIGNYRLLKTIGKGNFAKVKLARHVLTGKEVAVKIIDKTQLNSSSLQKLFREVRIMKVLNHPNIVKLFEVIETEKTLYLVMEYASGGEVFDYLVAHGRMKEKEARAKFRQIVSAVQYCHQKFIVHRDLKAENLLLDADMNIKIADFGFSNEFTFGNKLDTFCGSPPYAAPELFQGKKYDGPEVDVWSLGVILYTLVSGSLPFDGQNLKELRERVLRGKYRIPFYMSTDCENLLKKFLILNPTKRGTLEQIMKDRWMNVGHEDDELKPYMEPVPDYKDPRRTELMVSMGYTREEIQESLVGQKYNEVMATYLLLDHKSSELEENLSLKPRVAPEVANSSGPSPAHKVQRSVSANPKRRVSDQAGLSIPTSASYSKKTQAANAENKRGGGAGAGAGGGGGGGGGAGEEEGGGGGRRAGSTAKVPPSPLPGLERSKGTPSPSTNSVLSTGTTRSRNSPLLDRASLGQSSLQNGKDSGAPPRVPAASPSAHNVSQGPGERPSFPRGVSSRSTFHAGQLRAPRDPRDPLPYALPPGLPPPASPSGASQGRRGPSASLFSKFTSKFVRRNLSFRFARRNPHEPESKERVETLRPAVGPEKDPRDAGRDAKPRSLRFTWSMKTTSSLEPGEMLREIRKVLDANSCRCEPQERFVLLCAHGAPGHDSFVQWEMEVCKLPRLSLNGVRFKRIAGTSMAFKNIASKVANELKL
- the MARK2 gene encoding serine/threonine-protein kinase MARK2 isoform X2, with the translated sequence MSSSGRSPLPTVNERDAEQPGAVEGKGGGGKASMLRGRNAGTAAEEQPHIGNYRLLKTIGKGNFAKVKLARHVLTGKEVAVKIIDKTQLNSSSLQKLFREVRIMKVLNHPNIVKLFEVIETEKTLYLVMEYASGGEVFDYLVAHGRMKEKEARAKFRQIVSAVQYCHQKFIVHRDLKAENLLLDADMNIKIADFGFSNEFTFGNKLDTFCGSPPYAAPELFQGKKYDGPEVDVWSLGVILYTLVSGSLPFDGQNLKELRERVLRGKYRIPFYMSTDCENLLKKFLILNPTKRGTLEQIMKDRWMNVGHEDDELKPYMEPVPDYKDPRRTELMVSMGYTREEIQESLVGQKYNEVMATYLLLDHKSSELEENLSLKPRVAPEVANSSGPSPAHKVQRSVSANPKRRVSDQAGLSIPTSASYSKKTQAANAENKRGGGAGAGAGGGGGGGGGAGEEEGGGGGRRAGSTAKVPPSPLPGLERSKGTPSPSTNSVLSTGTTRSRNSPLLDRASLGQSSLQNGKDSGAPPRVPAASPSAHNVSQGPGERPSFPRGVSSRSTFHAGQLRAPRDPRDPLPYALPPGLPPPASPSGASQGRRGPSASLFSKFTSKFVRRNPHEPESKERVETLRPAVGPEKDPRDAGRDAKPRSLRFTWSMKTTSSLEPGEMLREIRKVLDANSCRCEPQERFVLLCAHGAPGHDSFVQWEMEVCKLPRLSLNGVRFKRIAGTSMAFKNIASKVANELKL